One Danio aesculapii chromosome 22, fDanAes4.1, whole genome shotgun sequence genomic window carries:
- the stat1a gene encoding signal transducer and activator of transcription 1a gives MTQWLELQQLDPKFLEQVDQLYDDNFPMAIRQYLSGWIESHDWDHVANVENESLATVRFHDLLTQLDHQHSRFVMEKDFLNQHNIRKFKRNLQNLFQDDPVSMAMIISRNLREERKIIATANMSVTPTPNPTQDMVVEKNREMDGRVKDIKNKVQDAEQTIKNLEDLQDEYDFKNKTHLSRDELNGTISKEDLNREKLMIHGMFVKLNEKRITAITQMSEVLNLLEPVICELISVELVDWKRRQQMACIGGLTNVCLDQLQNWFTSLGESLLQSRQQLKKLLELEQKLSYSTDPITCSKISLDERIMSNLKNLVTNSLVVERQPCMPTQLQRPLVLKTGVLFTLKLRLLVKIQEFNHTLRVKVQFDKDIVEKRKGFRMFNILGTSMKVMNMEESNGMAAEFRHLQLRERKVTGNRTSEGPLIVTEELHSITFDAELCWSGLVINFETTSLPIVVISNVSQLPSGWASIMWYNMLTSEPKNLSFFVTPPPATWGQLQEVLSWQFSSITKRGLNPEQLSMLGNKLLGPKAASDPEAQIPWNRFCKSGSEKNFTFWLWIEAVLDLIRRHLLSLWDDGCIMGFVTKDRTKSLLNNKAPGTFLLRFSESNRDGAITFSWVEHDANEDPQIRSVEPYTKKELSAVSLPDIIRNYRVMAADNVPENPLRFLYPQIPKDDAFKKYYSKPTDKQEPMDVDKKSNEGYLSTTLISISEMKPQEYNENLMPMSPEVYGELERMNRFDTVQLEAADLMTIT, from the exons GGACCATGTCGCAAACGTGGAGAACGAGTCTCTGGCCACGGTGAGGTTTCATGATCTTTTGACCCAGCTGGATCACCAACACAGCCGCTTCGTGATGGAGAAAGACTTCCTGAACCAACACAACATCCGCAAGTTTAAGAGGAACTTGCAG AACCTCTTCCAAGACGATCCTGTTTCAATGGCGATGATCATCAGCAGAAACCTTCGCGAGGAAAGAAAGATTATAGCCACTGCGAATATGTCAGTG ACTCCAACACCGAACCCCACACAGGACATGGTTGTGGAGAAAAATCGTGAAATGGACGGAAGGGTGAAAGACATAAAGAACAAAGTGCAG GACGCTGAGCAAACCATCAAAAATCTGGAAGATTTGCAAGATGAATATGACTTCAAGAATAAAACTCACCTAAGCAGAG ACGAACTCAATGGCACCATTTCAAAGGAGGACCTGAACCGCGAGAAACTGATGATCCACGGCATGTTTGTGAAACTCAATGAAAAAAGAATA ACGGCGATTACTCAGATGTCCGAGGTGTTGAACCTGCTGGAACCGGTGATCTGTGAGCTGATCTCGGTAGAACTGGTCGATTGGAAACGTCGTCAACAGATGGCTTGCATCGGCGGGCTAACTAATGTCTGCCTGGACCAGTTGCAGAACTG GTTTACTTCTCTTGGAGAGTCTCTGCTTCAGAGCAGACAGCAGCTTAAGAAACTTCTGGAGCTCGAGCAGAAGTTGTCATACAGCACAGATCCCATCACCTGCAGCAAAATCTCTCTGGACGAAAGGATCATGTCAAACCTCAAGAATCTCGTCACAAA CTCTTTGGTAGTGGAGAGACAGCCATGCATGCCGACCCAACTGCAGAGACCTTTAGTGCTGAAGACAGGAGTTCTGTTCACCCTCAAATTACG GCTGCTCGTAAAAATTCAGGAATTTAACCACACTCTTCGGGTGAAGGTGCAATTTGATAA GGATATCGTTGAAAAACGAAAAGG GTTTCGTATGTTCAACATCTTGGGAACATCCATGAAGGTGATGAACATGGAGGAGTCCAATGGAATGGCAGCAGAATTTCGTCATCTG CAATTGAGAGAGAGGAAAGTTACTGGAAACAGAACCAGTGAG GGACCGCTGATCGTCACGGAGGAGCTTCACTCCATCACCTTTGATGCTGAGCTTTGCTGGTCTGGGTTGGTCATCAACTTTGAG aCCACATCTCTGCCCATAGTCGTGATCTCCAATGTCAGTCAGCTGCCCAGTGGATGGGCGTCCATCATGTGGTACAACATGCTGACCTCTGAACCAAAG AACCTGTCGTTTTTCGTGACTCCTCCACCGGCCACATGGGGTCAGCTACAGGAAGTGCTGAGCTGGCAGTTTTCCTCCATCACCAAACGAGGCCTTAATCCTGAACAGTTAAGCATGCTGGGAAATAAACTGCTAG GTCCTAAAGCGGCATCGGATCCTGAAGCTCAGATTCCCTGGAACCGATTCTGTAAG TCTGGCAGTGAGAAGAACTTCACTTTCTGGCTGTGGATTGAAGCAGTTCTCGACCTGATAAGGAGACATTTGCTGAGCCTGTGGGATGATGG GTGCATCATGGGATTTGTGACCAAAGATCGAACTAAATCTCTGCTCAACAACAAAGCTCCAGGGACGTTTCTGTTGCGCTTCAGTGAAAGCAACCGTGATGGAGCCATTACATTCAGCTGGGTCGAACACGACGCAAATG agGATCCACAGATTCGCTCTGTAGAGCCGTACACAAAGAAGGAGCTCTCCGCTGTTTCACTTCCTGACATCATTCGAAATTACCGTGTAATGGCCGCCGACAACGTTCCAGAAAACCCTCTGCGCTTCCTGTATCCTCAGATTCCCAAAGACGACGCCTTCAAGAAATACTACTCCAAGCCCACAGACA AGCAAGAACCAATGGACGTTGATAAGAAGTCAAATGAGGGATATCTCAGCACCACTCTCATCTCCATCTCTGAAAT GAAACCACAAGAATATAATGAGAACCTCATGCCAATGTCACCTGAGGTCTACGGCGAGCTGGAGCGCATG AATCGATTCGATACTGTACAATTGGAG GCAGCAGACTTGATGACAATTACATAG